TAATTAAATCACTATTAAATCGCGGTAAAATTTTCCAACCGATCTGATCGGGCAATAAAATTCCTTGTGCTATAACTTCTTGACCTTCTTTAAATATTTTTTTATCGATGTCTATTTTATTAGAAATAGAAACAACCACTTCGTCGTTGCCGTCGTCTATAAAAAACTTATTACCTTGTTTATCAATTAATTGCCCTTGAATTTTTACTAAACTACCAATCAAATCTTCATTTAAATCGCTAATGGTCGTCGATTTTACTTCTGCCGGCTGCCTAACGGAAACTATAACTAAATCTTCGGGCTGTTTTATTTTTATGCGATGTTGTGATAAAACAGAAGACAACAAACCCTTAACTTCAACTAAGTCGCCAATTTCTAACGGCGGAAAATCGCATCGCGAACAATAAACCTGCAAACCATTTAAATAAAAATATGTTTTGGCGAACATATTTGGCGGCGCGACAACTACGCCTTGAAAAATAATCTTATCATTTTCCGATAAATCGCTTAAATCAAATAATTCAATGGGCTTATAATCAGAATCACCGCCGGTTTGCTTAAAATTATCATCATTTTCTTCTCTTTCTTCATCCGAACTAAAAACATTAGCCAATCCCGGCGTAGGATTATTTGTGTAAGCCCAGGTGCCAAAAATATTTTTAGCATAACTGGCTCCCTTGGGCGAATCTTTATAGTCGATTTGTTCTTGAATGGTTTTATCGGGACGAATGAGGCGAACCGAATCAAAAGTATTATTAAGAATTAGTTTAGTTTGCTGGCGACCTAAAACTAAATAATTTTGCGGGGAAATTTTAATGCCGCTGGTAACAATATAAGCGCGGCTGCCTCCTTCGCTATCGTCTAATTGCCAATTACTCAAATCAACTTCTGTTAAGCTTGGATTAAACAATTCCACCCACTCATTTTCGGCAGCGTCTTTAGGATTGGGCAAAAACTCAGAAATAAAAATTGACGACGTTAGACTTGCGGACTGCCCGTTTTCCTCACTGGCGGAAAGATCTAAATTATTTGCCTGGCCCGGGGTTGGAATCAAACTAAAATAAAAATCGTTTTTATCGTTATTAGTATCAATACCGTTTTGTCGTCCGATAGATTTGCTTTTGCCGGGCCGCAGCGCATTGTCGTCCAGATTCCCATCTTCAAAATCACCGTAAGTAATTTTATCGATAATTGTTGATCCGTTCTTTAAAATTAAAACGTCACCGCTATTATTTAAAGTAAAAGTAAAATCACCGCTATCCAAAACCTTATATTGTTGAGGAGATAAAATAATGTTCGACAAAATTTTTAGTTTAGCAGTATTGTCTTCAATGGTCCAATTATTTAAATCTATTACTTGGTTGGTTGAATTATAAAACTCCGTCCATTCTTTTTCGTTTTTAGTCAAATCCGGTTCAGGAAAAATTTCACTGATCAAAATGTCTCCCGATTTAATTTCGTATGGCGCACTTCCGCCACCGCCCCCGGAAGGCGGCATACCGCAATCAGCCGAACAATTCATCTGGTTTTCTCCTGATTCGCAAACGTCATTGCCGCAAACTGGTCCGACAATGGGCGGCGTGGAAGAAGCTTGTGAATTCTGCGGATTGGGCGTGGTTTGTAAGAAAAAATCATTAAAATTATTATCAGTATCTTCTCCGTTGCCATCGGACGCGCCAGGTTTTCTCTCTAAACTTTGGCTAACTCCGGGATTAGCCGGAGTTGAGCTTGTCTCGCCCTCAAAGAAAGGATTAATATGCCTGGTTCCCCAAATTAAAGCATCGATTAAAACATCGGTGTCGTCCAATAAACCAATACTATTATTATTGGCGATGGAGGCAGTACTTGTCTCATCGGCAGCAAGGCCCTGACCATAACCATCTTCCGAATTAGCCCAAAGAAAATGCCCATGAGCTGGGATAGATTTACCGCTAGAAAATACTTTTATAGAATATTCTGCGCCTGATTGGGTTCGTTTATGTAATTTCCACCCTCCGACATCAACCGCCGATTCGGTGGGATTATATACTTCTATAAAATCATTAGTGGTTTGATCTCCGGTAATCTGTGTTTCGCTAATAACCAAATGATTTGACCAGTCAGCTTTAGCAAAATTAAAATAAAAAAAGCCGGAGCACAAAAAGACTCCGGTTAAAACAATCCTAAACGCTATGCTGGACTTGGGCATAAAATCTATCTAAAGAAATAGTCCCACCAATTGATTGGATTAATTTGCTGAAATTGTTTTTTATCTATTTGAGAATTTTTATCTTTCTCGGGAATAATTATAGCCACTTTTTCATCCGGCCTCTGCAGGCCGAATTTGAGACGAGCCTCTCTTTCCTTATAGAAGTCCGTATTAGCCTGCATTAATAAATTATTTAGCTGGCCGTTTTTTTCTTCCAAGGCCACGATATTCTTTTCTAAATCTCTTATTTGAGACCTGATGGATAAAAATTTTATCGTCTGCTTGCCCAGGGCTATTAAACAAAAAATGAAAATAACGGCCAAAAGAATAGTAAGGTTCGTAGAAGAAAAAAACATTTTTAGTCCGTTATTTTTTCTGTCCTTCATATATAATAATTTTACTGCTCTTTTTTATTAAAAAGACTGCGCCAAACCTGTCGATCAAAGCCCTTTAAATAGTATAAACAAATAAGATAAATCAGCCAAGCTAAGCCGGTTAATATAAATAAATTTAAGTGATAAAAAATTGCTAAAATCGCCACCATCCCCAGGCCGGCTAGCAGGGCCTTGGAAAAAAACCTTAAATTAGGACTAAAACCGCTAGCTCGTCGAATCACGTGCACAAGTAAAATAAACATCAAAAACTCCGTGGCTACGGTTACGCCAGCCGCGCCCCAATAAGAGTAGCGAGGAATAAAAATAAAATAACCTGTCAAAGAAAATATAGCCGTGAATAAATAAAATTTTAAAATATTTTTTTGTTGGTTTAAATTAACTATTGTTTGCTTGAAAAGTTCAGCCATAAACAAAATCCCCGTAGCCACAATAATCACACGTAAAATCTTTCCTGATTCGACAAATTCTTGTCCGCCAACCAATTTCATAATTCGAGGCCCCAAGAATAGAACAAATAGCACGGTAGGTAAACTGATTGCAATTAAAAAATCAAAGCTTTTTTGCAACAAATATTTAAATCGCTCCGTATTACCTTCTGTCCAGGCTCGAGAAACTTGCGCAAAAACTAATCCTAAAAAAAGCGGCGGAAAGGTTATTAAAACTTCAAAAACTCTATAGCAAGCGCCATAAAGACCAACCTCTGTTGCCGAACGATAGGCGGACAAGATTAAAGTATCGGCTTTAAAATAAATCGTATTTAAAATTATACCGAGACCAACTGGCCAGGCTTGTATAAGAATATTTTTCCAGAGTGAAAAATCGAAACTAAATTTTAATTTAAAATAACGGCGAGTTTTAAATAGTAAAAACAAAAAGTTGGCCGCGCTACTGAAAATAAACGCAGATAAAATATAATAAAAACCTAAATTTAAAACCGCAAATATTATGATTAGTCCCAGACAAATCACCCGAC
This window of the Patescibacteria group bacterium genome carries:
- a CDS encoding flippase yields the protein MTSLTKQVAKHTIIQVAGRFLSLLLGIFVISLILRYLGPEQYGYYSISIAYLQMFGIVVDFGLYLITLKYMGEIDAELSLSESERKNKSDFILQNIFTLRFFSAIFFYGLACLVSLFFSYPLAVKIGVAILSLSLFFSTLIQLLAAIYQKNFDTSKIIIGELIGRVICLGLIIIFAVLNLGFYYILSAFIFSSAANFLFLLFKTRRYFKLKFSFDFSLWKNILIQAWPVGLGIILNTIYFKADTLILSAYRSATEVGLYGACYRVFEVLITFPPLFLGLVFAQVSRAWTEGNTERFKYLLQKSFDFLIAISLPTVLFVLFLGPRIMKLVGGQEFVESGKILRVIIVATGILFMAELFKQTIVNLNQQKNILKFYLFTAIFSLTGYFIFIPRYSYWGAAGVTVATEFLMFILLVHVIRRASGFSPNLRFFSKALLAGLGMVAILAIFYHLNLFILTGLAWLIYLICLYYLKGFDRQVWRSLFNKKEQ
- a CDS encoding septum formation initiator family protein, which gives rise to MKDRKNNGLKMFFSSTNLTILLAVIFIFCLIALGKQTIKFLSIRSQIRDLEKNIVALEEKNGQLNNLLMQANTDFYKEREARLKFGLQRPDEKVAIIIPEKDKNSQIDKKQFQQINPINWWDYFFR
- a CDS encoding lamin tail domain-containing protein produces the protein MPKSSIAFRIVLTGVFLCSGFFYFNFAKADWSNHLVISETQITGDQTTNDFIEVYNPTESAVDVGGWKLHKRTQSGAEYSIKVFSSGKSIPAHGHFLWANSEDGYGQGLAADETSTASIANNNSIGLLDDTDVLIDALIWGTRHINPFFEGETSSTPANPGVSQSLERKPGASDGNGEDTDNNFNDFFLQTTPNPQNSQASSTPPIVGPVCGNDVCESGENQMNCSADCGMPPSGGGGGSAPYEIKSGDILISEIFPEPDLTKNEKEWTEFYNSTNQVIDLNNWTIEDNTAKLKILSNIILSPQQYKVLDSGDFTFTLNNSGDVLILKNGSTIIDKITYGDFEDGNLDDNALRPGKSKSIGRQNGIDTNNDKNDFYFSLIPTPGQANNLDLSASEENGQSASLTSSIFISEFLPNPKDAAENEWVELFNPSLTEVDLSNWQLDDSEGGSRAYIVTSGIKISPQNYLVLGRQQTKLILNNTFDSVRLIRPDKTIQEQIDYKDSPKGASYAKNIFGTWAYTNNPTPGLANVFSSDEEREENDDNFKQTGGDSDYKPIELFDLSDLSENDKIIFQGVVVAPPNMFAKTYFYLNGLQVYCSRCDFPPLEIGDLVEVKGLLSSVLSQHRIKIKQPEDLVIVSVRQPAEVKSTTISDLNEDLIGSLVKIQGQLIDKQGNKFFIDDGNDEVVVSISNKIDIDKKIFKEGQEVIAQGILLPDQIGWKILPRFNSDLIIQNNSVMETVEADEPLGKNAEINNLSSSIGNLWLKLTNGQATKYLIFIAATLALFLFGLFLKLKKAL